In Aptenodytes patagonicus chromosome 6, bAptPat1.pri.cur, whole genome shotgun sequence, one genomic interval encodes:
- the ZBTB38 gene encoding zinc finger and BTB domain-containing protein 38, with protein MTVMSHSKDLKDDFHSDTVLSILNEQRIRGILCDVTIIVEDTKFKAHSNVLAASSLYFKNIFWSRTICISGHVLELDDLKAEVFTEILNYIYSSTVVVKRQETVTDLAAAGKKLGISFLEDLTDVNFSSSPCPYAYCINEKGTVKEEKHEKRHEDSAVTNGPRITNAFSIFETENTLFSPLDLRASFKKVSETIQAPISLNRSDVCKDAEPASTLAEHSYAVSSGGDTFQGTPFPEQDSSPSYKMGEDHYENLQATPLIQPGKQACNAPKAAFKPQGTGVAIAKVPASTVTTTEAQHEAVTDQTIISFPKPQNKAGDFHLSREEENNSANVSGSVATVVPPVYNCNCCAKSFNDRALLSTHLQLHSEHQETFICKYCSKQFANLNILESHEQVCMRSSSLSVHNGNEQNFADNYTATDGRNGSSYANAEPLLSENSITDFSNANCTLPETDHLVKVVDGQILYTCIVCKRSYVTLSSLRRHANVHSWRRTYPCHYCNKVFALAEYRTRHEIWHTGERRYQCIFCLETFMTYYILKNHQKSFHAIDHRLSVNKKTANGGLKPSMYPYKLYRLLPMKCRRLPYKSYGNPSYENVQTSSQVNETASTNCFIPSSLSSELPPLNFQSNIIANNRTLALDASSCNDTASSTNTQKSSSWGVGILNSDLQRDFFTAEKRVSTAANDSGSQECDSSVVSLTNVNENSTSVISYSSSAPSVIMHSSRVSSVIMHSKTVTSVENSKTESSNNLPSQSVTDDCKYGSDNYGKCITKSKTIKEKKKTLLYNRAEATEDTQHVAGSGGSSSKTTNTVQESSKTETYIAKPALPGTSTDSNVAPLCQITVKIGNEAIVKRHILGSKLFCKRGRKSKHESKQDNLIEESEMEIKERSPTRLYSSECLELTEMCDDVSDQDSSDKPWRPYYNYKPKKKSKQLRKMKKTKWRKKHGSKNTIMESHNTCSREYALRNAPEEKAISQEENAEMPNLHCELCERDQSSTAEIQEHVHWHVATSKPYICELCQKQFQSPSTLKMHMRCHTGEKPYTCKTCGKSFSVPGNLQKHERIHLGVKDFVCQYCNKAFTLNETLKIHERIHTGEKRYHCQFCFQSFLYLSTKRNHEQRHVREHNGKGYACFQCPKICKTAAALGMHQKKHLFKSPGPHDRKEQFCNESAKLLENPPFLGSEGSEVKNIQNVTPEVIL; from the coding sequence atgACAGTCATGTCCCATTCAAAGGATCTCAAGGACGATTTCCACAGTGACACCgtactttctattttaaatgaacagcGCATTCGGGGTATTTTATGTGATGTCACCATAATTGTGGAAGATACCAAATTTAAAGCCCATAGTAATGTGCTGGCAGCTTCAAGcctttactttaaaaacattttttggagTCGTACTATCTGTATTTCAGGTCATGTACTGGAGTTAGATGATCTCAAAGCTGAAGTGtttacagaaatactgaattaCATCTACAGTTCCACAGTAGTTGTTAAGAGGCAGGAAACTGTAACGGACCTtgcagctgcagggaaaaaaCTGGGAATATCATTTCTAGAAGATCTCACAGATGTTAATTTTTCAAGTTCCCCCTGCCCCTATGCATACTGTATTAATGAAAAAGGGACtgtcaaagaggaaaaacatgaaaagagaCATGAAGACTCCGCTGTGACAAATGGACCACGAATTACAAATGCGTTCTcaatttttgaaactgaaaacactTTGTTTTCTCCACTTGATTTGAGGGCAAGCTTTAAAAAGGTATCTGAGACAATACAAGCACCCATCAGCCTCAATAGAAGCGATGTCTGCAAAGATGCTGAGCCAGCCAGTACACTGGCCGAACATTCCTATGCAGTTTCTTCTGGGGGGGATACTTTTCAAGGAACACCTTTTCCTGAACAGGACAGCAGCCCTTCATACAAGATGGGTGAAGACCACTATGAAAATCTCCAAGCCACACCACTCATTCAGCCGGGAAAACAAGCATGTAATGCTCCTAAAGCAGCCTTTAAGCCCCAGGGTACTGGTGTGGCTATAGCAAAAGTACCGGCCTCTACAGTAACCACTACAGAAGCCCAGCATGAAGCAGTTACTGATCAGACaattatttcctttccaaaaccTCAAAATAAAGCAGGAGATTTCCATTTatccagagaagaggaaaacaattcTGCGAATGTCTCTGGATCCGTGGCAACTGTTGTTCCACCTGTTTACAACTGTAACTGTTGTGCAAAATCGTTCAATGACAGGGCGTTACTCAGTACTCATCTTCAGCTCCATTCAGAGCATCAGGAAACTTTCATATGCAAATACTGCAGCAAACAATTTGCAAATCTAAATATACTGGAAAGTCATGAACAAGTCTGCATGAGATCGAGTAGCTTATCAGTTCACAATGGAAACGAACAAAATTTTGCAGATAACTATACTGCTACGGACGGAAGGAATGGAAGTTCCTATGCAAATGCAGAGCCTCTATTGTCTGAAAACAGCATCACCGATTTTTCTAATGCAAACTGCACTTTACCAGAAACAGATCATTTGGTTAAAGTCGTTGATGGGCAGATACTATATACGTGCATCGTTTGCAAGCGTAGTTATGTAACATTGTCTAGCCTTCGAAGACATGCAAACGTGCATTCATGGAGGAGAACATACCCTTGTCACTACTGCAATAAGGTATTCGCACTAGCTGAGTATCGCACCAGACATGAGATCTGGCACACTGGAGAAAGACGGTATCAGTGCATTTTCTGTCTGGAGACTTTTATGACTTACTATATACTAAAAAATCATCAGAAGTCTTTCCATGCAATTGATCATCGTCTCTCAGTAAATAAAAAGACAGCCAACGGAGGCTTAAAACCAAGTATGTACCCATACAAACTTTATCGACTTTTACCTATGAAATGCAGGCGACTACCTTATAAGTCCTACGGAAATCCTTCATATGAAAATGTTCAAACAAGTAGCCAGGTTAATGAAACTGCTTCTACTAACTGTTTCATTCCGAGTTCTCTTAGCTCTGAGCTACCACCACTGAATTTTCAAAGTAATATAATAGCAAACAACAGAACTCTGGCCTTGGATGCCTCTTCATGTAATGATACAGCATCTTCCACAAATACTCAGAAATCTTCCTCTTGGGGAGTAGGTATCTTAAATTCTGACCTGCaaagggactttttcacagctgaaaaaagaGTTTCCACTGCTGCAAATGACTCTGGTTCTCAGGAGTGCGATTCCTCAGTTGTGTCTTTAACTAATGTGAATGAAAATTCAACCTCTGTCATCAGTTACAGCAGTTCTGCACCCTCTGTTATAATGCACAGTAGCAGAGTTTCATCAGTAATAATGCACAGTAAAACAGTCACTTCTGTAGAAAACAGTAAGACAGAATCTTCAAATAATCTACCTAGTCAGTCTGTAACTGATGATTGCAAATATGGGTCAGATAATTATGGGAAGTGcattacaaaatcaaaaactattaaggagaaaaagaaaacactgctgtACAACAGAGCAGAAGCAACTGAGGATACGCAGCACGTCGCAGGATCTGGAGGTTCATCTAGCAAAACAACAAATACTGTCCAAGAATCGAGTAAAACTGAAACGTACATTGCAAAGCCTGCCTTACCTGGAACATCTACTGACAGCAATGTTGCGCCTCTTTGtcaaataacagtaaaaattgGTAATGAGGCTATTGTAAAAAGACATATATTGGGATCTAAGCTGTTTTGTAAAAGGGGCCGAAAATCTAAACACGAGTCCAAACAGGACAATCTAATTGAGGAATCAGAAATGGAGATAAAAGAAAGAAGCCCGACTAGGCTCTACAGCTCAGAATGCCTGGAGCTGACGGAAATGTGTGATGATGTAAGTGACCAGGACTCCAGTGATAAACCCTGGAGACCCTATTACAAttacaaaccaaaaaagaaatccaaacagctaagaaaaatgaaaaagaccaAATGGAGGAAAAAGCACGGAAGCAAGAACACCATTATGGAAAGCCACAACACATGCAGTCGAGAGTATGCTCTCAGGAATGCTCCTGAGGAAAAGGCTATCAGTCAAGAAGAGAATGCAGAAATGCCTAATCTTCATTGTGAGCTCTGTGAAAGAGATCAATCTTCCACTGCAGAAATTCAAGAACACGTACACTGGCATGTAGCTACTTCAAAGCCTTACATTTGTGAATTATGCCAAAAACAATTTCAAAGTCCATccactttaaaaatgcatatgaGGTGTCACACTGGGGAAAAGCCCTACACTTGCAAAACCTGTGGTAAAAGTTTCTCAGTTCCTGGAAATCTACAGAAACACGAACGTATTCACCTGGGTGTCAAAGACTTTGTCTGCCAATACTGTAATAAGGCGTTCACTTTAAATGAAACACTCAAAATACATGAAAGAATTCATACTGGAGAAAAACGCTACCACTGTCAGTTCTGCTTTCAGAGCTTCTTGTATCTTTCTACCAAAAGGAACCATGAGCAAAGACATGTACGTGAGCATAATGGAAAAGGATACGCTTGCTTTCAGTGCCCCAAAATTTGCAAGACGGCGGCTGCTCTGGGAATGCACCAGAAGAAACATCTATTCAAAAGTCCAGGTCCTCATGAtagaaaagaacaattttgcAATGAAAGCGCTAAACTTTTGGAAAATCCACCTTTCCTTGGCTCAGAAGGAAGTGAagtaaaaaatatacaaaatgtaACTCCAGAAGTTATACTCTGA